A single window of Spirochaetota bacterium DNA harbors:
- a CDS encoding RluA family pseudouridine synthase: MHGEHIEIIIPGEGELERIDRFLSQSLEMDLSRSLIQHLIRDGHITVNGAPVKPNYRLKTDDAVLIAFPKPEKLDLEPQDIPLDILFEDDQLAVINKPAGLVVHPGPGNSDGTLVNALLHHLRDLSSIGGVERPGIVHRLDKDTAGVMVIAKTDLAHRFLSEAFAGRTVVKRYVAVTAGKPKADHLVIDSPIGRHPKYRHKMSIRGDGRAAVTELFLKNIYHTQTGVYSVFDVVIHTGRTHQIRVHLSSTGLPVIGDPIYSKKWEKYRVPHLLLASVYLEFNHPATGKPMCFGIDPPEHIVAFIKRLEKETTPAS, from the coding sequence ATGCACGGCGAACACATCGAAATAATAATCCCCGGCGAGGGCGAGCTCGAGCGCATCGACCGCTTCCTCTCGCAGTCCCTGGAGATGGACCTTTCGCGCAGCCTTATACAGCACCTTATCCGCGACGGCCACATCACCGTCAACGGCGCGCCCGTCAAGCCCAACTATCGGCTTAAAACCGACGACGCCGTATTGATCGCCTTCCCCAAGCCGGAAAAGCTTGACCTGGAGCCGCAGGACATTCCGCTCGACATCCTGTTCGAAGATGACCAGCTTGCCGTCATCAACAAGCCCGCCGGGCTTGTCGTTCATCCCGGCCCGGGAAACAGCGACGGAACCCTGGTAAACGCCCTGCTCCATCACCTGCGCGACCTTTCTTCAATCGGCGGGGTTGAGCGACCCGGCATCGTGCACCGCCTCGACAAGGACACGGCCGGGGTGATGGTGATAGCGAAGACCGACCTGGCACACCGGTTTTTATCAGAGGCGTTCGCCGGAAGGACGGTGGTAAAGCGGTACGTCGCCGTGACGGCGGGCAAACCCAAGGCCGATCACCTCGTCATTGATTCGCCGATAGGCAGGCACCCGAAATACCGGCATAAGATGAGCATCCGGGGTGACGGCAGGGCTGCCGTCACCGAACTCTTTTTAAAAAATATCTATCACACTCAAACCGGCGTCTACTCGGTCTTCGATGTTGTCATCCACACTGGACGTACGCACCAGATCCGGGTGCATCTGTCCTCAACGGGGCTCCCGGTCATCGGCGACCCCATCTACTCGAAAAAGTGGGAAAAATACCGCGTTCCCCACCTGCTGCTCGCGTCCGTATACCTCGAGTTCAACCACCCCGCAACAGGAAAACCCATGTGCTTCGGGATCGATCCACCGGAGCACATCGTCGCTTTTATAAAAAGACTTGAAAAAGAGACGACCCCCGCGTCCTGA
- the der gene encoding ribosome biogenesis GTPase Der, with protein MAKQLPIVTIIGRQNVGKSTLFNALIKQKKAIVDSMPGLTRDILSYRVTHADASFMLSDTPGLDIENSSLLSKAILDNAKNFLSRSTVIILLLENPAPASFDMDLAEIVRKLNIPVIIAVNKMDGPSSFQNLPHFYEMGFDDFLPISALNRVNIGLLLDKIIDRLPVKRLHSEEEKLKIAIVGRPNAGKSTLLNAFIGYERSIVSDIPGTTRDAIDEDFVFHGRTITLIDTAGIRKKSRITENVDFYSLRRAVESIRRCDVVIHLIDAAEGLTDTDKKIADEIIAALKPTIIAVNKWDAIEKDHKTFDVYKERLIFTFYRAGDFPIISISAREKQRIHRLVTTAVDLSERALKRVETPRLNRIMEEIQRSHHIPTLGGKLKIYYLTQTGVKPPRFKLFVNNPEHFRKDLLRHIEKALQRKLGLTGIPVDISIEGKKR; from the coding sequence ATGGCAAAGCAGCTTCCAATCGTCACGATCATCGGCAGGCAGAACGTCGGCAAATCGACGCTCTTTAACGCGCTGATAAAACAGAAGAAGGCGATCGTCGACTCGATGCCGGGCCTCACGCGCGATATTCTATCGTACCGGGTCACCCATGCCGACGCCTCGTTCATGCTTTCCGACACGCCGGGACTGGACATAGAGAATTCGTCCCTGCTCTCCAAGGCGATACTCGACAACGCGAAAAATTTTCTTTCGCGCTCCACGGTGATCATCCTGCTCCTCGAGAACCCGGCCCCGGCGTCATTCGACATGGATCTGGCCGAAATCGTCCGCAAACTGAACATCCCGGTCATCATCGCCGTCAACAAGATGGACGGCCCTTCCAGTTTTCAAAACCTGCCGCACTTTTACGAGATGGGGTTTGATGATTTCCTGCCGATTTCCGCCCTGAACCGGGTCAATATCGGCCTTCTGCTGGATAAAATAATCGACCGGCTGCCCGTCAAGCGCCTCCATTCGGAGGAAGAAAAGCTCAAAATCGCCATAGTCGGGCGTCCGAACGCGGGCAAATCGACGCTTCTCAACGCTTTTATCGGCTACGAGCGCTCGATCGTATCGGATATCCCGGGCACCACGCGCGACGCCATCGACGAGGATTTCGTTTTTCACGGCCGCACAATCACCCTCATTGACACGGCCGGTATCCGAAAAAAGAGCCGCATCACCGAAAACGTCGACTTCTACTCCCTTCGGCGCGCCGTCGAGTCAATCCGCCGGTGCGACGTCGTGATCCACCTGATCGACGCCGCGGAGGGACTCACCGACACCGATAAAAAGATAGCCGACGAGATTATCGCCGCCCTCAAGCCCACCATAATCGCCGTAAACAAGTGGGATGCGATAGAAAAAGACCATAAAACCTTTGACGTCTATAAGGAACGCCTCATCTTTACGTTCTACCGCGCCGGCGATTTTCCGATTATTTCCATTTCGGCCCGCGAGAAACAGCGTATTCACCGCCTGGTGACCACGGCGGTCGACCTGAGTGAGCGGGCCTTGAAGCGGGTGGAAACGCCCAGGCTAAACCGAATAATGGAGGAAATCCAGCGCTCGCACCATATTCCGACGCTGGGAGGCAAACTTAAAATCTATTATCTCACTCAGACGGGGGTAAAACCGCCCCGGTTCAAGCTCTTCGTGAATAACCCGGAACACTTCCGCAAAGACCTCCTCCGCCACATAGAGAAGGCGCTCCAGCGCAAACTGGGCCTTACGGGCATACCCGTCGATATCTCGATTGAGGGGAAAAAACGCTGA
- the tsaB gene encoding tRNA (adenosine(37)-N6)-threonylcarbamoyltransferase complex dimerization subunit type 1 TsaB, translating into MKGKSALNTLVIETATSVELLAASSGVRTSDRTAASRVSHSVTLFANLDAALVELGIGIRDIGLIGVGVGPGSFTGIRIAVSTARMLAQVLDVPLVPVKSQLLYAASVAAAPGEYVLVAFDAKKGRVFGALYRSSDDPLSPIEVVAPGDYEITRLALPALGKRAFAIGDGAEKYRSEIEAQVPECAVLPGFAPSGNVACRIVMNAYAADPDRYAKFTAVVPFYARKSDAEVIREEKINAEGKR; encoded by the coding sequence ATGAAAGGAAAATCAGCATTGAATACCCTGGTGATTGAAACCGCAACCTCCGTCGAGCTTCTCGCCGCCTCCTCGGGAGTGAGGACCTCGGACCGTACGGCGGCATCGCGCGTATCGCATTCGGTGACGCTCTTCGCGAACCTCGATGCGGCGCTCGTCGAGCTCGGCATCGGCATACGCGACATCGGACTGATCGGCGTTGGCGTGGGCCCCGGCTCCTTCACCGGCATCCGGATCGCCGTAAGCACCGCGCGTATGCTGGCACAGGTGCTGGACGTACCCCTTGTTCCGGTGAAATCACAGCTTCTCTACGCGGCTTCGGTCGCTGCGGCGCCCGGCGAGTACGTCCTGGTGGCCTTCGACGCGAAAAAGGGCCGCGTGTTCGGCGCGCTCTACCGCTCATCAGACGATCCGCTTTCCCCGATCGAGGTGGTTGCCCCGGGAGATTACGAGATAACCCGACTGGCGCTCCCCGCTCTCGGTAAACGCGCATTCGCCATCGGCGACGGGGCCGAAAAATACCGCTCGGAGATAGAAGCGCAGGTCCCCGAATGCGCGGTGCTTCCGGGTTTCGCCCCTTCGGGAAACGTCGCCTGCCGAATCGTCATGAATGCATACGCCGCGGACCCGGACCGATACGCGAAATTCACGGCGGTCGTTCCTTTTTACGCGCGCAAGTCGGATGCCGAGGTAATCAGGGAAGAAAAAATAAACGCGGAAGGGAAGAGGTAA
- a CDS encoding WecB/TagA/CpsF family glycosyltransferase has product MVKDSVYYDSWKEERDIVLEYNQVKLDDANIVNILGIGIDNVTRSQAVVKVIKMIDTGGTHHVILLNPYKLHRYKSNADLQLISSRASMHIASGAGLGWAAKFLKTPLKERIPPISFLMDLVRIAEIKEYSIFLVGARPEIVERTFSNIHKSFPNIRIVGRHGGYFNAEREKSVVEAIRKSNANIIFVGLGFPKEDRWIDKYRNEFRNAVLIGVGGAIDTISGEIKKAPAFFMDRGLDWFYRIITKPWRIGRVVRIKFFFFRVVLKRIFGR; this is encoded by the coding sequence GTGGTCAAGGACTCTGTTTATTATGACTCGTGGAAGGAAGAGCGCGACATCGTTCTCGAGTACAACCAGGTAAAGCTCGATGACGCCAACATCGTCAACATTCTCGGGATCGGAATCGACAACGTCACCAGATCGCAGGCCGTCGTGAAGGTTATAAAGATGATCGACACCGGCGGGACCCACCACGTCATCCTTCTCAACCCGTACAAGCTCCACCGGTACAAATCCAACGCGGACCTTCAGCTCATCTCGAGCAGGGCCTCCATGCACATCGCAAGCGGCGCGGGACTGGGTTGGGCCGCGAAGTTTCTCAAGACGCCCCTCAAGGAACGGATACCTCCCATCAGCTTTCTTATGGATCTCGTGCGCATCGCCGAGATCAAGGAATATTCGATATTTCTCGTGGGGGCGCGCCCGGAGATCGTGGAGAGGACCTTCTCGAACATTCACAAATCATTCCCGAATATCCGGATCGTCGGCCGGCACGGCGGGTATTTCAACGCCGAGCGCGAAAAATCGGTCGTCGAGGCCATACGCAAGTCGAATGCCAACATCATCTTCGTCGGACTCGGTTTTCCCAAGGAGGACCGCTGGATCGACAAGTACCGCAACGAATTCAGGAATGCGGTGCTCATCGGCGTCGGCGGCGCGATCGACACAATCTCCGGTGAGATCAAAAAGGCCCCCGCCTTCTTTATGGACCGCGGCCTGGACTGGTTCTACCGCATCATTACCAAACCATGGAGAATCGGCAGGGTCGTCCGCATTAAATTCTTCTTTTTCAGGGTCGTTCTGAAGCGGATATTCGGGCGCTGA
- a CDS encoding class I SAM-dependent methyltransferase, whose amino-acid sequence MERLDEVRAFLEFDRARGGYVEPPARMDAVRERLFDVIHTYNPGVIVKAGLGGGRLLSEMVENSEAYIVVVEPSLGAINGFLGRCKAPVRERIRFVNGDFHDFPIDYYKADLLVCVDCIDIFDSSRSIDEFRRALQFDGILFLCTVVLENEDADGVYDEYMHAVFPLHNDYYLEDDLKTFLELKDFRFIKGSVLKFEKNLKTETAYFGEHYENVTWPEVYALLERHNGPMRKLYAMDDELLIREPYMIGCFMRNKPS is encoded by the coding sequence ATGGAGAGGCTTGATGAAGTGAGGGCGTTTCTCGAATTCGATCGGGCGCGGGGCGGGTATGTCGAGCCGCCCGCGCGGATGGACGCCGTTCGGGAACGACTGTTCGATGTTATACACACGTATAATCCAGGTGTAATCGTCAAGGCGGGGCTCGGCGGCGGGCGCCTGCTGAGTGAGATGGTTGAGAACAGCGAGGCGTATATCGTGGTGGTGGAGCCCTCGCTCGGCGCCATCAACGGATTCCTCGGGCGGTGCAAGGCCCCCGTCCGCGAGCGGATCCGCTTCGTAAACGGCGATTTTCATGATTTTCCGATCGACTACTACAAGGCGGATTTGCTCGTATGTGTCGATTGCATCGATATCTTCGATTCAAGCCGCTCGATCGACGAGTTCAGGCGAGCCCTTCAGTTCGATGGCATACTCTTCCTGTGTACGGTGGTGCTTGAGAATGAGGACGCCGACGGCGTTTATGACGAATATATGCACGCCGTCTTTCCCCTGCACAACGACTATTACCTGGAAGACGACCTTAAAACCTTTCTCGAGCTGAAGGATTTCCGCTTCATAAAGGGGAGCGTGCTGAAATTCGAAAAGAATCTGAAGACGGAAACGGCGTATTTCGGGGAGCACTACGAAAATGTCACCTGGCCGGAAGTGTATGCGCTACTGGAGCGGCACAATGGACCCATGCGGAAGCTCTACGCGATGGACGATGAGTTGCTTATCAGGGAGCCCTACATGATCGGCTGTTTCATGCGCAACAAGCCGTCGTAA
- a CDS encoding glucose 1-dehydrogenase, protein MKLLDLFSLKGKKAIVTGGGRGIGKFIATGLAEAGADVIIASRKLDTLSKTAEEISKLGVKCLPVKCDMGSPDEIRTLVETARKEFGTIDILVNNAGITWGAPTLDFPLDKWEKIFDVNVKGVWILSQEAARVMKEKGGGKIINISSVMGFRGSIEEAHPAVAYNSSKAAINLLTMNLAIKLARYKIYVNAIAPGFFHTDMMGYLDKAEMEPLKNAMLMQIPIPKMGEEDDIKGLAVFLASKASDYVTGAIIPVDGGMLAK, encoded by the coding sequence ATGAAATTACTCGATCTGTTCAGCCTGAAGGGCAAAAAGGCAATCGTCACCGGCGGCGGAAGGGGTATCGGCAAGTTCATCGCCACCGGGCTCGCCGAGGCCGGCGCGGATGTAATCATCGCCTCACGCAAGCTCGATACGCTTTCAAAAACCGCCGAGGAGATTTCGAAGCTCGGGGTAAAGTGTCTGCCGGTAAAATGCGATATGGGTTCACCGGACGAGATCCGCACGCTGGTGGAGACCGCCAGAAAGGAATTCGGCACCATCGACATCCTGGTCAACAACGCCGGCATCACCTGGGGGGCTCCCACGCTCGACTTCCCGTTGGATAAATGGGAAAAGATTTTCGACGTAAACGTAAAAGGCGTCTGGATACTGTCGCAGGAAGCCGCGAGAGTTATGAAAGAAAAGGGAGGCGGAAAGATCATCAACATCTCGTCGGTGATGGGTTTTCGCGGCTCGATCGAGGAGGCGCACCCGGCCGTGGCTTACAATTCGTCCAAGGCCGCAATCAATCTCCTTACCATGAACCTCGCGATCAAGCTGGCGCGATACAAGATATACGTCAACGCAATCGCACCGGGGTTCTTCCACACCGATATGATGGGATACCTCGACAAGGCCGAGATGGAGCCGCTGAAAAATGCGATGCTCATGCAGATTCCCATACCGAAGATGGGCGAGGAGGATGACATAAAGGGGCTTGCCGTTTTTCTGGCGTCGAAGGCGTCGGACTATGTTACGGGCGCCATCATTCCCGTCGACGGCGGCATGCTCGCCAAGTAG
- a CDS encoding SpoIIE family protein phosphatase produces the protein MGENENLSIDFSELKYLERQLHNLSRLVEINGIINSTLDIAKLLTIVMEIIKEIMETEASTLLLYEEQTRELVFKVALGEAGKELQERYRVKIGQGIAGWVAENRATVYINDAYADERFDPSFDAKTGFTTRSMLCAPLLFKGRLVGVIQAINPVNRPGFDDEDVVLFNAFATQCVLAVQNAIFFQNALEEERIKNELTAAHSIQRSLLPAVNRRYKNVAIGARSISAREVGGEFYDIFFLKDNSIAVALGDLHTKGIPGALYASVVNGAVKALSHGRSENPAGIISFVQDVMRDHMSETVGLSLFYGILRCDEDTMRFASTGIAYPILVREGVARYLRFGAAAGENATRNVSVKLKPGDSFVIISDGLINVKNRAGQLLGLNRVMKRLEASFDSPEAIIDSLLGLTEEFTERLQRREDISIIVFRME, from the coding sequence ATGGGCGAAAATGAAAACCTGAGCATCGATTTCTCGGAGCTCAAGTACCTCGAGCGCCAGCTCCACAACCTGAGCAGGCTGGTTGAGATTAACGGAATCATCAACTCCACCCTCGATATAGCGAAGCTTTTAACGATCGTCATGGAAATCATCAAGGAGATAATGGAAACCGAGGCAAGCACCCTGCTCCTCTACGAGGAGCAGACGCGCGAGCTGGTGTTTAAAGTGGCGCTTGGCGAGGCCGGCAAGGAACTGCAGGAGCGATACCGGGTCAAGATAGGCCAGGGAATAGCCGGATGGGTTGCCGAAAACCGCGCCACGGTCTACATCAATGACGCTTACGCCGACGAGCGGTTCGATCCGTCGTTCGACGCCAAGACGGGATTTACTACGCGGTCCATGCTGTGCGCGCCGCTGCTTTTCAAGGGACGCCTTGTCGGAGTGATCCAGGCGATCAATCCGGTCAACCGTCCCGGTTTCGACGACGAGGACGTGGTGCTGTTCAACGCGTTCGCGACGCAGTGCGTGCTGGCGGTGCAGAACGCCATTTTCTTCCAGAACGCGCTGGAGGAGGAGCGCATCAAGAACGAGTTGACCGCCGCGCACTCCATCCAGCGGTCGCTTCTTCCGGCGGTAAACCGACGTTACAAGAACGTCGCCATCGGCGCGCGCTCCATATCGGCGCGGGAGGTGGGCGGAGAATTCTATGACATCTTTTTTCTTAAAGACAATTCCATCGCGGTGGCGCTGGGCGACCTCCATACCAAGGGGATACCGGGGGCGCTGTATGCCTCGGTCGTTAACGGCGCGGTCAAGGCGCTCTCGCACGGGAGGTCCGAAAATCCGGCCGGGATAATCTCGTTTGTGCAGGACGTCATGCGCGATCACATGAGCGAGACGGTCGGGCTCTCGCTGTTCTACGGCATTCTACGGTGCGACGAGGATACCATGCGCTTCGCGAGCACCGGGATCGCCTATCCCATACTGGTGCGCGAGGGCGTGGCGCGATATCTGCGTTTCGGCGCGGCGGCCGGCGAGAACGCCACCAGGAACGTAAGCGTCAAACTCAAGCCGGGAGACTCTTTCGTCATTATTTCCGATGGATTGATCAACGTAAAAAACCGCGCCGGGCAGCTCCTGGGCCTGAATCGCGTCATGAAACGCCTCGAGGCGAGCTTCGATAGCCCTGAGGCGATCATCGATTCGCTCCTCGGCCTGACGGAAGAGTTCACCGAGAGGCTCCAGCGTCGCGAAGACATCTCGATCATAGTTTTCAGGATGGAGTAG
- the tsaE gene encoding tRNA (adenosine(37)-N6)-threonylcarbamoyltransferase complex ATPase subunit type 1 TsaE, with protein sequence MRRRTLISRSEEETLGLGKELGQSARRGTVYALCGDLGSGKTVLARGIARGLGITDDITSPTFTLLEIYDGGMPLYHFDLYRIEKAAEFDTLGFEEYWEGDGVSVIEWAERAEGLLPDSTVAIFMEYCGENERKISIEYPGD encoded by the coding sequence ATGCGACGCAGGACCCTGATAAGCCGCTCCGAGGAAGAGACCCTTGGCCTGGGGAAGGAGCTTGGCCAAAGCGCGCGCCGTGGGACCGTCTATGCGCTGTGCGGCGACCTCGGAAGCGGGAAGACCGTACTTGCCCGCGGGATCGCCAGGGGGCTGGGCATAACCGATGACATCACCAGCCCCACCTTCACGCTGCTCGAAATTTACGACGGCGGGATGCCGCTGTACCATTTCGACCTGTACCGCATAGAAAAGGCGGCCGAGTTCGATACGCTTGGTTTCGAGGAATATTGGGAGGGTGACGGCGTTTCCGTAATCGAATGGGCCGAGCGCGCCGAGGGGCTGCTGCCGGATTCGACCGTCGCCATATTCATGGAATACTGCGGTGAGAATGAAAGGAAAATCAGCATTGAATACCCTGGTGATTGA
- a CDS encoding DUF1577 domain-containing protein, with protein MAEFKERKLRAFDDIRTLPDIIEMLKTQFHNRKLNIKYSIDRMEAKVNEYLEDNTVMLVTDQEFTPEDSITIYGLLDKYFEIDLKVVETRGPGYFRCSIVSMRKASRGRRDLRFRVGPEKVTATNFKISKHTIDITSFTIPTGIKVIIEQFQSQHSKLADIFKVDVFQPGDPIIDRVKRSQKNVFIEDFSNPESLKPENDNFVDMEEFLGDDAEQYLKKGIERGYKSLIISPVTYITPAEQPIPFAYIQAISKKDILTIEKMLEIKELGFTLMDRIRDANTLLVPVHQQIVDISLGGAKLMLSDENLKKYVIHSKGFVFDIVFKLQAPITIYGEVKFTFSDKAGNLFVGVDFAGNSSRKDEMKRFYSVIKPMEIEYKNRLIKEMKQKNK; from the coding sequence GTGGCGGAGTTCAAGGAAAGAAAACTGCGGGCTTTTGATGATATCAGGACCCTGCCCGACATCATTGAGATGCTGAAAACCCAGTTCCACAACAGGAAGCTCAATATCAAATACTCCATCGACAGGATGGAAGCAAAGGTCAACGAGTATCTCGAGGACAACACCGTAATGCTTGTAACCGATCAGGAATTCACGCCGGAGGATTCCATTACGATCTACGGTCTTCTGGACAAATATTTCGAGATCGACCTCAAGGTGGTGGAAACGCGCGGGCCGGGGTACTTCAGGTGTAGTATCGTCAGCATGAGGAAGGCGTCGCGCGGCAGAAGGGACCTGCGGTTCAGGGTGGGTCCCGAAAAGGTGACCGCCACGAATTTCAAGATTTCGAAGCATACCATCGATATCACCAGTTTCACGATACCCACGGGCATAAAGGTCATTATCGAGCAGTTCCAGTCCCAGCACTCGAAACTTGCCGACATCTTCAAGGTGGATGTTTTCCAGCCAGGCGATCCGATAATCGACCGGGTGAAGCGAAGCCAGAAGAACGTTTTTATTGAAGATTTTTCAAATCCGGAGTCACTTAAGCCGGAAAACGATAACTTTGTGGATATGGAGGAATTTCTGGGAGATGATGCCGAACAGTATCTGAAAAAGGGGATAGAGCGCGGCTATAAATCGCTTATCATCTCTCCCGTAACCTATATAACCCCGGCCGAACAACCTATTCCCTTCGCCTATATTCAGGCCATCTCGAAAAAAGACATTCTTACGATAGAAAAGATGCTCGAGATCAAGGAGCTGGGGTTTACACTCATGGATCGCATCAGGGACGCCAATACACTGCTGGTGCCGGTGCACCAGCAGATCGTCGATATAAGCCTGGGCGGCGCAAAACTCATGCTCTCCGACGAAAACCTCAAGAAGTACGTGATACACTCCAAGGGGTTCGTCTTCGACATCGTTTTCAAGCTGCAGGCCCCTATCACCATCTACGGCGAGGTGAAATTCACCTTCTCCGATAAAGCGGGCAACCTGTTTGTAGGGGTCGATTTCGCGGGAAATTCGTCGAGAAAAGACGAAATGAAGCGTTTTTACTCGGTCATCAAGCCTATGGAGATCGAGTATAAAAACAGACTTATCAAGGAAATGAAGCAGAAAAACAAGTGA
- the icd gene encoding isocitrate dehydrogenase (NADP(+)) — translation MKAEKIRYEHGKIEVPDNPVVLFIEGDGTGPDIWRAAKIALDAAVEKTYGGKKRIEWMEVLAGEKAFDKTGEWLPAETIDRIKEYKVAIKGPLTTPVGGGIRSINVALRQILRLYACVRPVRYFAGVPSPVKEPGKVDMIIYRENMEDLYAGIEWKQGSGEARKLIEFLNREMGQKLEFDAGIGIKPISISNTKNLVRSAIKYAIQNRRKSVTLVHKGNIMKFTEGSFKDWGYELAREEFAGRTITEDELWDTCKGKAPEGTIIIKDRIADSMFQQVLLRPEEYDVIATPNLNGDYLSDALAAQVGGLGMAPGANIGDSEAIFEATHGTAPKYAGQDKVNPSSLILSGELMLRFLGWSEAADRLVKAIEKTIDQKRVTYDLERQMEGAKLLKCSEFGMAVAENI, via the coding sequence ATGAAGGCTGAAAAAATACGGTACGAACACGGAAAGATCGAGGTTCCGGACAACCCCGTCGTCCTGTTTATCGAGGGCGACGGCACGGGGCCCGACATCTGGCGCGCGGCGAAAATCGCGCTGGACGCGGCGGTCGAGAAGACATATGGCGGTAAAAAGCGTATAGAATGGATGGAGGTCCTGGCCGGGGAAAAGGCGTTCGATAAAACCGGAGAGTGGCTTCCCGCGGAAACCATCGACCGAATCAAGGAATACAAGGTCGCCATCAAGGGGCCGCTCACCACGCCCGTCGGCGGCGGCATTCGCAGCATCAACGTCGCCCTGCGCCAGATACTGAGGCTCTATGCCTGTGTGCGGCCGGTGCGTTATTTCGCGGGCGTCCCGAGCCCCGTGAAGGAGCCCGGCAAGGTGGACATGATCATCTACCGCGAGAACATGGAAGACCTCTACGCGGGGATCGAGTGGAAGCAGGGCTCGGGCGAGGCCAGAAAGCTCATCGAATTCCTCAACCGCGAGATGGGGCAGAAACTCGAGTTCGACGCAGGTATCGGCATCAAGCCCATCAGCATCTCGAATACCAAAAATCTGGTGCGCAGCGCCATCAAGTACGCCATTCAGAACCGCAGGAAGAGCGTTACTCTGGTGCACAAGGGCAACATCATGAAATTCACCGAGGGCTCCTTCAAGGACTGGGGGTACGAACTGGCCCGTGAGGAATTCGCCGGGCGCACAATTACGGAGGATGAACTCTGGGACACATGCAAGGGGAAGGCACCCGAAGGCACAATCATCATCAAGGACCGGATCGCCGATTCCATGTTCCAGCAGGTGCTTTTGCGCCCGGAGGAATACGACGTTATCGCCACGCCCAACCTCAACGGGGACTATCTCTCGGACGCGCTTGCAGCGCAGGTCGGGGGGCTCGGCATGGCGCCGGGCGCGAACATCGGCGACAGCGAGGCGATTTTCGAGGCCACGCACGGAACCGCGCCGAAATACGCCGGCCAGGACAAGGTCAACCCGAGCTCGCTCATCCTGTCCGGGGAGCTCATGCTGCGCTTCCTCGGCTGGAGTGAGGCGGCCGACCGGCTGGTAAAGGCGATCGAAAAGACCATAGACCAGAAGCGCGTTACCTACGACCTGGAGCGGCAGATGGAGGGGGCGAAGCTTCTGAAGTGTTCCGAATTCGGCATGGCGGTGGCGGAAAACATTTAG